The window atctaaaacttctgtggccctcaaaagGTTTTCAGCTATACCCATTTAATCtcactatttctagtggtgtggttcacttgagcatttgaTCAGGATCATTTTTTTCGATAgtcacctaaaatgatttttaaaaatggatggacaacaacgattaaaaaaaaaataaaatacatacatccccTATACAATAAgcaatatataaattttaaatggCCCATACCCAACATGGTCCGGCTTTTAGGTTGGGATGAGGACATTATGGGTGGGCCCATCTCAGTCCAAGCCCCTTTGGCTGGGGCTCGAGCGAGGTCCTTTATTCATGAGCTGGAATTGAGCAGGCCTCGCCGGGCCTTGACCCGTTCCATTCGCCAACCTAGTTATTGTTGAGCCACACGTGTGAAAATGACATGCTTGCTCCGCAACGTTTACTAGCTCGCTCGATGATCTCTGCACCAAATATCGCCATAATATCAGGAGAAATATACTAAACGATATAATTGCATCATTGTGAGATTCTCCAAATCTAGATAGATTTTAAAATATCGCGTCTCTCTTTATattaacttaaaaaataaaaattagaatttttttaataaaaatgtatattaatttttatttatttatttctgctGATATTTTCCAATAATActctaaaaaatataataatttgaaAATCTCCCGATAAATTGACGAGAACGAGATTTGTGACATTACGGTTTTTGTCGACATACCACGGTAGCATATGGTCCGGCTCTAGGTTAGTTTTGCTGACGAAGAGCCACGTGGAATCTCATCAGATCCACGCAATTCATCCAGTACACTTTTTCCCCATAGAATCCAAAATATTATGATGacccaagactcaggtgggccacaccatataaacagTTGGGATGAATGGGTGCCATTAGTTGTACAGGTCCCACCATGgtattcattttccatccaatccattcatttgaaaCTCCTGAATTTAGAGTCTTAGGCAtattttcatggtgtggcccacttgattttgaaTCACCCTGATTTTTGAGATTAAAGCCAATTCAAGGGGTGGTATagctgatggacgggttggatttcacacgcGTTAAGCCTTTCATCGACTCTAGAGCCAGTAACCCTGGCACGTGCCTAGGCGAGGTAAGCAAGCGTTTTCTCCCTGAGAGTTACTGAAAAAAGCGTTTTCCTTTTTTAGAACTCCGAATGCGAGAAAATGGGACGAGTAATAAAAAATAGGGGCAAATTCGTAATTTTACGAACGGCTCGACTTGAAATTTGAACGGCTTCATTTAACCCGCTCAAGCGCGCGGTTGGGAGTGGGCCCCAGTGTGCTAAAGCGGAGAAAATTGGGAATCCCGGGCAGGACTGCCCGCTGCCCGTGCTGCCCGTTGAGTGGATGAAAGAGCGTTCCTTACTCTATAAATAGAAGAGCCGTCCTATGAAACGCAGTTTGCCGCTTTGGCTACTGAAAGCCGGGTGCGAAGGTtaagcttcttctcttttccttctcccctctttctctttatttttttctttattttttttctccaaaTGGAGATATACAAAAAGAAATTCTGtccatttttattatttgatGTAATTCAAGACCTGATGCATaattcgatttttattttttatttttttatttttattttgtaattagTGTTGGAAAAtcgctgagttgactcgactcgtgAATCGCTCGAGTCATCACCGACGTTTAATCAATACTTGTAATTGATTTTCTTTTAGATCGGCTACGTGACTCGGGCGAGTCATTGGAAACTCGgtgtatttatattttattttttaaataatttaattatatagATCTCACTCTCTCATTATGATTATATATTTCCATTTTCATTGGTAGCCTTTTACTTTAtttcgtttatttatttatttttggcgaGTCATGTAACGATCTGACTCGCCCGAGTCTTGTTATTTGACTCGATCCAGTCGTTTTTCTTTCCTGCTGGACCGTAGCCTTTCCCGTCCGTCGCGTATCTGTCGTGATGAACGGACACAATCAGGGATTTCCGTCAGATCTGGTAAAATGCCTTCCCGTTCTCTTGCCGAAAGAGAAGATGTTGGTTACAGATCTCTCGGTTGCAGATCTCGACACTCATCATCTGTGCGTGTAGAGGAGGGTCTGGCAGCTTGATAGTTGATAGAGACTCGCAGAATATGTTTCTCTCACTGCATCACTatgtgatgatccagaccgttcatctagaagTTCCTACGCCAAATTGCTggtttcgaaaaaaaaaaaaacctactgaTCTGATCTCCTCGCCATCTACAGGACGGTGATGTAGGGACTGCTTTTCTGAGCCTTAGCTTTATATTGTATGGATGGTTTTATCTCTAAAAGCATAAACGAGTTGTCTATCGAAGAGATGGGcctcagatggacggtctagatcgtcACGCGGTGGGGCAGGAGAGAGCATCTATTCTAGATCCGACTTTATAAAAGTGTGTCAGATTtagaatattttcttttctttttttaattttatttttaaattaaaagaaagtggaaTAAGATTCTAATCCCGCGTGTGGTCCACGCGCTTAGAACCGTTCAAGTGGCAGTCCCACTCTACGTGGGCCATGGAATGGTCAAGATGTTTCTTGacagagggtttttttttttttaaattccctGCCTATCCTTGCTTCTTGAAGATTCCGAGCATCGTTTGCGTGTCGCAGTCGTAGCTGAAATCAGACTATTTGTACAAACTCGCGGGTTGATttcagctatccagaccattgatctgatggtgtCCACACTAGATAAGAGCCGTGCCCTAAAGTTCCCCcataaatcctaaccatccaatttttttcGCCATTTATGAGTTCGAATGGTTAACGATGTCTCTAGAGGGGATTTTTGGGTTGTGGTCCATCGATAGTGTCTTCCATCAGATCGTCAACCGTCCGGATCACTGAGCCATGTGTCCCACCGATAAAAACTGAAAGCCCGAGGACTGGTCAAGGCTCGTAGAATTCCACCTGTGAATGCATCGGCGCAGTACAAAGTGGATTCTGGCGATCTCAGCCGTTGGTTTGATGAGCTTCTCGGTGGATGTATCATGCTCCGAAAACCTCCCAGATCGGATAATCCCCACCATCCTATACTGACCTTTCGTGTACGGCCACTTCTGTCTTGCCGTCATGTCAAGCAATTATATAGAGTATGCAGCTCTTTTcaaaggtggcccacaccatcaggATCAACGGTCAACTGGTGGCGATTGTCCAAAGGGTTTCAGTGTCACAGTAAATGGAAGTTAGGGGATGCGAGGCCTTCTTTTTTCAAAAGTGTCAAAAGTTTCTCAGTCGAGAGCTTCTCTAACCATATATGTGGGGCAATCACATCCTATCATGTTATAAATTGAATGGTCTGTTGGTTGGGATCCTCCAAATCTCACTATAGAATTGATGTGGTGGAATTTAATCGGGCCAcgtgctgctgctgtcagagatgTTTATCTCTGGAGTTTCGTACCCTGACCAGGGGAGAATTTGAATGTGATCGGGCCATGTGCGGTTGTTAGAGACGATGGCATAACATAAAAGGTAGAATTCGAATTTGATTGTCATCTCTTACAATAGCACATGTGATCCAATCAAATACGTCAACAATATGCTTTCTatagatggtgggtcccaccttctacGTGGAGTAGCCACTCCACGTATTAAAAGGTGGGTTGAAATGGCTGTTTCCACTCATCAGCTGCATTTTATGCCACTCCACGTATTAAAAGGTGGGTTGAAATGGCTGTTTCCACTCATCAGCTGCATTTTATCTTTCATCTTGATAAAAATGAATGCGGATTCTCTCCCTGCCTTAAGCATGAAAATCTTGCTTTCTTGCTTCATAATTGTCAGCACTGCTGCATTGAATGTagcgtgtggtgtggtccaattagattgcttgtggcaagcagaggatccagaTTCAATGAAAATATATTACAGCAAATGTTCAAATTCAATACATGAAAATGGTTCTTCTACTTCcacctttcaagaaaaaaaaagaggttctTCCACTCCAGTAGATTTCTGAGTCTCTCCTCTGTCTACGCCATGGttcaccagatgaacggtctggattactaaaCCATGGGCCTTGCTTGCAGAAAGATACCATTTTCTCAGTGTATTTCATTCCACCACTTTCTCATTGGAATTTGCCTTCATGTGCAGGACATATATCCTTGTATCTCTTTCCTTCCAGCAGCTACCTCATGGCTTCTCCctttgttgttgctgctgcacaAGCATGCAAGGACCGCAACAAGAACAATGCTTCGTTCCGCAGCATGAAGCGATCCTGGTCATCGAATGAGTCATCATATGGCTCCAGCGCTGCGACGAAATCCTGCGTCTGTGCTCCTGCCACGcacgccggatctttcaaatgcAGGCTCCACAGGGTAAATTCTCAAGGCCCTTCATCTCCTCCGGCTCCACAGCCCGCTGTCTCGTCGTCTTCCACAAGGACTGTCGAGGCGCAATAAAATGGACAATGAAAATGTTACTATCGCAAGAATGCCCTTTGTATTTCTCTACTATATGAAAATCTCCCTCTGATATAGTATGTGGAGgagacttttcttcttcttcttgctttctcttctttttcctctACTACCCCTCTTTTCCTTGGGCTTGTTACTTTTTTGCCTTTTGAGTCCTTGGTTTGCTGTCTGTAACCGGAAAGTGTGAGTGGCAGTCAGTGTAATTGAAGTATATGGATGTGTGCTGTTTTGGAAGATCCTTTAGCATTTGAAGAATAGTCATGGGAATGGGCATTAGGTGTTCTCCCTTCAAACAATGCACCTGCTGTTTCATTAAATTGTATGCATACAACGAACCCATGGTGCATTTTAGATGGCAATGTGACTACAATGTTGTTGAATTGTATATATAAAATGAACCCATGGCCATTTTCGGTGGGATCTGAAACTCATATGTTTGTGCAAAAGCTAATAGATATTCAGATATTTTGATGGCTTGAGCGCATAGCACATTCTAATTTCCTATTAATCAATTGATGGTTAAATGGTTGGTTTGGCGGGAATTTTATTCTGTAAATATGATTTTTGTGGCAATGGATGCAATTGAGAATCTTACCACTCCTTTTACTTTACTCTTGGTTGTTTCAGGTGTGGAATTAAGTTTGATTTTGATGGTATGTTCCCGTATGTGCAAATGTTGTGCGAAGATTCGAGgcgtttttcaaaatttcacccaAAAATTTGGTACGTGTGTGCTACTTTATTCATCATTGATGTCTAACTTTAATGTATGACATGCATAAAAAATCTAGAATTCTTGTTCACCATAATTATCTATTTGAGGTATTATACAATGCGTGCTGGTGAAGCATTTTTCATTATGATCATGATTTTAGTTTTAACAAGTGGGGCCTTTGGTTTATTGCCCCAAAGTCATGCTATGATGCGTCTCACCATGGATAGGTCGTGTGCAAAAATCTTCCAAATTGAAAGGAGTCCTAACTATAGAATATTTCCTACATGCTCAATCAGCTGGGTTTTGGTTTCAGTTGTGCATGAGCTCGGCCCATTTCTTGGTGATTACGAATGAATTTCCCTAAGGTTTCTTTATAAGTAGTCAAGGGTTGTAGAAAGGGgatcactttttctctctttcttttttgtcaTAGTTTTGAGGCCCTTAGTAGAAACATTGGACCAGCCAAAATATCAAGGTTTAATTGTTGTCTTGGAGTTTGAGTGGAGCATGCCTACTTTTGGATCTTTGCCCTAGTTTACTAACAACATGCTTCTCATTTGTGAGGTGGATCAATTGTGCAACAAGGAGAAGAGATTTAGGGAAAATGTTTTGTTAGGAGCAAATGACTCCCTAACCTATTTTATTGAAAGAGTTTTTACAAAAAAGGGTTTGGTGTCTTGAGGGTGCACCAAAATGAACAtgtatctctctccctctctaacaGTGACACAGAGAGCCCAGACAAGTCATGAAGAGGGTGAGAGAGATGTTGGGAGAGTGCCCTATGCTCTGAAAACTTTGGAGATCCTCGATTGATGCTGAGCCCTTGCTCGATTGAGGAGGCCAACTCCAGGGAAAATAGTCCACTCAAGAAGCTAGTAAAGTCGAAGAGTTGGGTTGGAGTTGGAGATATATGACCATCCCTTTTGCAATAAAAGGGTGTTTggtctctcctttctttctcacATCACAATCAAAGCTCAGATTGCATTCTGCTCCACACATTTCCAATATATCTGTATTATCAActcgtgcatatatatatatatatatatatttcgtcTCCTTTTTCATTTCAATCGCCTACTTGGAGTTATTTGACTTTGCGAAGTAAGGCTAAGATCTTTTTTATTCTTGCCTACCCGACCCCATGCGGGTTATGCAAAGCATAACAAGATATATAAATGTCAAAATTTTGATGAATCCCTTGAAAATCATTGAATCCTGTAAAATAGAGACCGTACGCTGTGCATGGGCAGAAGAGGTTGCCCAACCCCTTCCTCTTCTGACACCGACCCCTTCCTCTTCCGACACCGAGGCCCTTAGAATCGATGATTTCGGATCAACTGTTGGAGTCATTTGAGTTGGAGAATTTCATGATTCCCTGACCTGTAAGTGATTCTTCGGTTTCTAGCCAGTCGCAGATCTGGAAATTTATTTGGCTAGTGTTGACTCCAAAAATTGAACGCATTTTTACACCTGAGTCAATTCCACACCCATTTGCGCAATTGATAACTAGAAGTGAAAGCGATCGTCGATCACTTGCATGGCGGGAGCGTTCACAGAATTATATGCCTCTAAGGTCCCTTAGAGTTTTGTTTCCAAATGAATTTGGGGAGAATACCAGTCTTCAGTGTGATACATGCTAGTTGTCAAAACATTCTCGAACTACTTATCCAATTAGTCAAAAAATGAAGGTATTGCttccttttgttttgtttgttctGATTTGTGTAGCCTCTCACCAATTACTTTTGTTTCTAGATTTAGTTACTTAATTTTGTTTATGTAGGTTTTCTGGTGTTTTAAGTTATCGTCTAGGCGAAAGATGACATGTAGAAAAGTTATTTGTTGGGGATTCATATATGTGAATGGGAACTTGGGAAGTGACTTCCTTTTCCAGGGCTTTTGGTTTCAGGCCTTGTAGATTTCTATCGACTTACCTAGCCCCCCCCTTTGATGAACAAGTCGACAAAACAATAGTGGGACAGAGTGGTGGAAATCTGGTTAAAGACTCTATGACTTGTACCGACTCTTTCAGGCTTGATGTCGAGTTAGGACTTGCCTGAGTTGGTACTGAATTGGCCGGACTTGCCTATAGGGAGGATGACACTTTGTGGCTGGTCTATTTAGCAACCCTCATAGTATAGGTCTTCTAGTAGGGTTGTCAATTGGTCAGGTCCTAGAGTACCATATTTGGGCCAACGAGGTTTAGGGTGGGCCAGGTCTGGGTCCTTTTGAGTCCTCGTCTTGTTTTGAGGGACCTAGACCCAGATCACGATCTGGTCTAGGTATCCTTCGAGTACTTGTTTTCAAGTCAGATCAACTAAATAAGGGCATTTTACATGATTAGGCACACtctatggatggattagattgcacacacATGAGCCACTTTGACACACGTTGCATCATCCTTGTATTGTATTTTATTCTCCAAATAGGCATATACCTAGTCGAAAATCCAAGTCTATTCTTCCTCCTGGCTTAAGATAAAGTAATAAGTGGAAAAATGtgaaaaagaaaccaaaaaaacagaaaagaaaaaagaaaaattgatcCATTGATGTGTCTTGACCTGTTACAAGCTTACAGGGGGTTTAATGGAAATGATATGGGTTGTTACATCCGCAATTGCACCTGAGATAGTGACACACCCCCATCACGTCTAGGCAGACCGATATGTATACAGTGTTGGTTTTGATGTCATactggattattattatttttttaaaattttttataatcttGGTTGGGAATTTTCAAACGTGAGGAATTTTGGTGTGTAAGGCATCACTGTGAACCCATAATATCATCATCTTGAATGACTATACCATGGCCCCAGTTGTGCAAATTCAAAGCCTGAAAGCGTATTGTGCAAACATCCAGCCCAAGCATTCTATAATACCTTTATCCATATATgctctattcttttcttttcttttgtgtggTATTTCGAATTTATTTGTTATGTGTTTATGCCAAGTAGTAGGATTCAATATTGCAATGTGGATTCGGACTTGTTTTTGGCATGGGTTTTGTTCACATCCATGGAAGGTTGTTTTATGATGCATGGTTGTAGGTTTATGCATTGATTTTGGTGCAATCTTGACTGTTTGTTTGGCTTTCAATTTTGGTGGTTGTTCTCTAAAAAATGTCAAGGAAATGTAGATACCATTGAGGGCTGTGATAAGCCTAGAGTAGCTTTGGTGGTGAGACTTCAGGAACCTCTTCAAGGCTTTAGATAGTCCTGAATTTAGTGAATATATTAGCATGAATATGATCAGGACTATCTAATAGTTCTGGGTATGTAGGGACTCATATGGAGTTAGgttgatatatataaaaaaggttATGGTAGAAAactatttcacttttttttttttttttttttctgtttctgTTTCTCTACGTCAGATCATATTtatcaaagtgattttttgaTTGCTGgtgaaatttttgtttaaaaagtGAAAATGAATTCTAACCGTAGTTGCCTGGTCCTCCTAACCAGTTGATGCTCCTGCTTCGAATCACACTTTAGACTCACTCTCTAGCTCctgcttcctagctgtttatactttttaatttttttaagttgATGATCCATGTGACGCTTAGCTACAGTCCAACAATCCATTAAGGTAATGGTTGCACATTACAAACGACAAATACATGCCTGTAAACTTGTTCCTCAGCTTGAACATGTGTTAAGGATTAACTTCTCTAAGTCTAAAGACATGCTTAACAGCAACTTCTGTAGACGAGGATAGGGCCTTAACCTCACTGATGATAAAGCACCCTTTCTAAGGGACAACATGTGCTGGAAGCAACCACTGACTTTCAACTTCAACCACTTGTGTGGGGGAGAAGACAATCTATTTAATGTTTTTAGGCTTCCTATTTTGGTCCATTAAGGACAAGG is drawn from Magnolia sinica isolate HGM2019 chromosome 5, MsV1, whole genome shotgun sequence and contains these coding sequences:
- the LOC131246487 gene encoding uncharacterized protein LOC131246487 isoform X3, with protein sequence MKRSLPLWLLKAGCEGHISLYLFPSSSYLMASPFVVAAAQACKDRNKNNASFRSMKRSWSSNESSYGSSAATKSCVCAPATHAGSFKCRLHRVWN